A window of Tursiops truncatus isolate mTurTru1 chromosome 8, mTurTru1.mat.Y, whole genome shotgun sequence contains these coding sequences:
- the SCN3B gene encoding sodium channel regulatory subunit beta-3 yields the protein MYIKDDIIERDLALLFPELEARMSVQEPKRGCLGGGVGAVNCQKVAPLEQFVPEGFLESTEREHLLTQGISLFSPGSHPLKKMPGFNRLFPLASLLLILWAGVCSPVCVEVPSETEAVQGNPMKLRCISCMKREDVEATTVVEWFYRPEGGKDFLIYEYRNGHQEVESPFQGRLQWNGSKDLQDVSITVLNVTLNDSGLYTCNVSREFEFEAHRPFVKTTRLIPLRVTEEAGEDFTSVVSEIMMYILLVFLTLWLLIEMIYCYRKVSKAEEAAQENASDYLAIPSENKENSAVPVEE from the exons ATGTACATTAAAGATGACATCATTGAAAGAGATTTGGCCCTCCTCTTCCCGGAGCTGGAAGCTCGCATGTCTGTGCAGGAGCCAAAGCGGGGTTGCTTGGGCGGGGGCGTGGGGGCGGTGAATTG TCAGAAAGTCGCTCCCTTGGAGCAGTTCGTCCCAGAGGGTTTCCTCGAAAGTACTGAGAGGGAGCATTTGTTGACCCAGGGAATCTCTCTGTTTAGCCCCGGAAGCCACCCGCTGAAAAAGATGCCTGGCTTCAACAGATTGTTTCCCCTGGCTTCCCTCCTGCTCATTTTGTGGG CTGGCGTCTGCTCCCCTGTGTGTGTGGAAGTACCCTCGGAGACGGAGGCGGTTCAGGGCAATCCCATGAAGCTGCGCTGCATCTCCTGCATGAAGAGGGAGGACGTTGAGGCCACCACGGTGGTGGAATGGTTCTACAGGCCTGAGGGCGGTAAAGATTTCCTT ATCTATGAGTATCGGAACGGCCACCAGGAGGTGGAGAGCCCCTTCCAGGGACGCCTGCAGTGGAACGGGAGCAAAGACTTGCAGGACGTGTCCATCACTGTGCTCAATGTCACCCTGAACGACTCCGGCCTCTACACCTGCAACGTGTCCCGGGAGTTTGAGTTTGAGGCACATCGCCCCTTCGTGAAGACCACCCGGCTGATCCCCCTCCGTGTCACCGAGGAGG CTGGAGAAgacttcacctctgtggtctcAGAAATCATGATGTACATCCTCCTGGTCTTCCTCACTCTGTGGCTGCTCATCGAGATGATATATTGCTACAGGAAGGTCTCAAAGGCCGAAGAGGCAGCCCAAGAAAATGC GTCTGACTACCTGGCGATCCCATCGGAGAACAAAGAGAACTCTGCGGTACCAGTGGAGGAATAG